The following proteins are encoded in a genomic region of Fusarium keratoplasticum isolate Fu6.1 chromosome 9, whole genome shotgun sequence:
- a CDS encoding Utp13 domain-containing protein, producing the protein MANKQPLKTTFDVDHVIRPIFTGGSVALDNGARILATVLGEDAILTDPTNGKHLAQIEGDGELISTLTLTPSGSHLIICSRSLSMRIYALKRSEDDGSIEATLTRTVKAHGTPVVVLAVDRTSTLLATGGTDGSVKVWDIAAGYVTHTFRGSSVLVSALHFFEVAARSNEAARKGKKSKRQEDSDEEEENASTTNFRLACGNQDGKVRVWDLHKRNCVANLESHVSDVQGLDYSPEQHALVTAGRDKTLTWWDAKSWKIRKVVPCLELVEAAGFIDDGQLTYSAGANGCLRIWDTDTGKELTPQQAAKSEEEGIASGIYRPGLPFILLVQVDHTLALYRPPKKAKASSLSAPEPFRRISGTHDDIIDLGYLLPDRSLVALATNSEDVRLVSVSETETQSGESAWESDSSPYFGQDVALLKGHDEIVISLDIDWSGYWIATGAKDNTAKLWRIDHANNSYTCWATFSGHAESLGAVALPKGVPPESSAARSDPLNNPPPFLITGSQDQTVKKWEIPRTAQQKGHKTGSRAVFTRKAHDKDINAINVHHSSQLFASASQDKTVKIWSVAEGEVQGILRGHKRGVWSVQFSPAQLPAIQGEDGPVTGKGVVLTGSGDKTIKLWNLANYTCIRTFEGHSNSVLKVAWLNMPSTQDQSKRRVQFTSAGGDGLVKVWDANSGEAECTLDNHEDRVWAVAVHPENNTIVSGSGDSTVTFWKDTSSETQAAASQAALKMIEQEQELENHIHAGSFREAITLALQLNHPGRLLSLFTSVMTTSNPDKGSLSGLKAVDEVLGSLSDEQIFLLLLRLRDWNTNARTAPVAQRILLTLIRSYPASKFSNLSVKGAQGQKSLKDVLHAIRVYTERHYKRTEELVDESYLVEYTLQEMDDLAPALDEDVVMAG; encoded by the exons ATGGCAAATAAGCAGCCGTTGAAGACGACGTTTGACGTTGATCATGTCATTCGACCCATCTTTACTGGAGGCTCTGTAGCCCTCGACAATGGCGCACGAATTCTCGCGACAGTTCTTGGGGAGGATGCGATTCTCACTGATCCGACCAACGGCAAGCACCTTGCGCAAATCGAGGGT GACGGAGAGCTCATTTCTACCTTGACCT TGACACCCTCCGgctctcatctcatcatctgcTCGCGCTCCTTGTCCATGAGGATTTATGCCCTCAAGCGATCTGAGGATGATGGATCTATCGAAGCTACTCTCACACGAACAGTCAAGGCCCACGGCACGCCCGTCGTTGTTCTTGCTGTTGACCGAACCAGCACCTTGCTTGCGACTGGAGGTACTGATGGATCAGTTAAGGTGTGGGATATCGCCGCAGGCTACGTTACTCACACTTTCCGTGGATCTTCTGTTTTGGTCTCTGCGCTCCACTTCTTCGAGGTCGCCGCTCGCTCAAATGAGGCTGCTCGCAAGGGGAAGAAATCAAAGCGTCAGGAGGAttctgatgaggaggaggagaacgcCAGCACTACCAACTTCAGACTTGCCTGTGGCAACCAAGATGGTAAGGTTCGAGTATGGGACTTGCACAAACGAAACTGTGTCGCCAACCTCGAGTCTCACGTTTCCGACGTTCAGGGACTCGACTACTCGCCAGAGCAGCACGCCCTGGTTACGGCAGGCAGAGACAAGACCCTGACTTGGTGGGATGCCAAGTCTTGGAAGATTCGCAAGGTGGTGCCCTGTCTAGAACTTGTCGAAGCGGCTGGCTTCATCGATGATGGACAGCTCACTTACTCGGCTGGTGCAAATGGCTGCCTTCGCATCTGGGACACGGATACGGGCAAAGAGCTCACCCCACAGCAAGCGGCCAAGAGTGAAGAGGAAGGTATCGCGTCTGGCATTTACCGCCCTGGTCTCcccttcatcctccttgtcCAGGTCGACCACACTCTGGCTCTGTACCGACCCCCTAAGAAGGCAAAGGCGTCATCACTCTCGGCACCGGAACCCTTCCGAAGGATATCCGGAACACACGACGACATTATCGACTTGGGTTACCTCCTCCCAGACCGTTCACTCGTTGCCCTAGCCACAAACTCGGAGGATGTCAGGCTCGTGTCTGTTTCTGAGACAGAGACTCAGAGTGGCGAATCTGCATGGGAATCTGACTCTTCCCCTTACTTTGGGCAAGACGTTGCTCTCCTCAAGGGCCACGATGAAATCGTTATTTCTCTCGATATCGACTGGTCAGGCTACTGGATTGCCACAGGCGCCAAGGATAATACAGCCAAGCTCTGGCGTATTGATCATGCCAACAACTCTTACACATGCTGGGCAACATTCTCGGGTCATGCCGAATCTCTGGGCGCTGTCGCGCTCCCCAAGGGCGTCCCTCCTGAGTCATCTGCCGCGCGCTCTGATCCCCTGAACAACCCTCCCCCTTTCCTTATTACAGGTTCTCAAGATCAGACTGTCAAGAAGTGGGAGATCCCTCGAACAGCCCAGCAAAAGGGCCACAAGACCGGTTCCCGCGCCGTTTTTACTCGAAAGGCACacgacaaggacatcaacGCAATCAATGTTCACCACTCGAGCCAGCTTTTCGCATCCGCGTCGCAGGATAAGACGGTCAAGATCTGGTCTGTGGCGGAGGGCGAAGTTCAGGGCATCCTGCGCGGTCACAAGCGAGGTGTCTGGTCGGTTCAGTTTTCTCCCGCACAGCTGCCAGCTATtcagggcgaggatggcccTGTCACCGGAAAGGGCGTCGTTCTCACTGGCAGCGGTGACAAGACTATCAAGCTCTGGAATCTCGCCAACTATACCTGCATCAGAACCTTCGAGGGACATTCCAACAGTGTCCTGAAGGTTGCGTGGTTGAACATGCCTTCTACACAGGATCAGTCCAAGAGGCGAGTTCAGTTCACCAgcgctggtggtgatggtctcgTTAAGGTTTGGGATGCCAACTCAGGCGAGGCAGAGTGCACACTCGATAACCATGAGGATCGTGTTTGGGCTGTGGCTGTGCACCCAGAGAACAACACTATTGTTTCTGGCAGTGGTGATTCGACAGTGACCTTTTGGAAGGACACTTCCTCCGAGACTCAAGCGGCGGCATCACAGGCTGCGTTGAAGATGAttgagcaggagcaggagctggagaacCATATCCACGCTGGTTCATTCCGGGAAGCTATCACTCTCGCACTCCAGCTCAACCATCCAGGACGTCTCCTGAGCCTGTTCACTTCAGTCATGACAACAAGCAACCCCGACAAGGGCAGTCTGAGCGGTTTGAAAGCTGTGGATGAGGTGCTGGGCAGCCTGTCAGACGAACAAATCTTCCTACTTCTGCTGAGACTGCGAGACTGGAACACGAACGCTCGAACGGCGCCAGTGGCCCAGAGAATCTTGTTGACTCTCATCCGCAGCTATCCTGCGTCCAAGTTTTCGAATCTCTCAGTCAAGGGGGCCCAGGGGCAGAAGAGTTTGAAGGATGTTTTGCACGCCATTCGCGTCTACACGGAGAGGCATTACAAGCGCACCGAGGAGCTGGTCGATGAGAGTTATCTGGTGGAATATACCCTgcaggagatggatgatCTCGCACCTGCtttggatgaggatgttgtcaTGGCTGGATAG